The following proteins come from a genomic window of Sulfitobacter indolifex:
- the phbB gene encoding acetoacetyl-CoA reductase, with protein MSRIALVTGGSRGIGAAISTTLKDKGYTVAATYAGNDEAAAKFTEETGIKTYKWNVADYDASKAGIEKVEADLGPIEVVVANAGITRDAPFHKMTPDQWNEVIATNLTGVFNTIHPVWPGMRERKFGRVVVISSINGQKGQFAQVNYAATKAGDLGIVKSLAQEGARAGITANAICPGYIATDMVMAVPEKVRESIIAQIPAGRLGEPEEIARAVAFLVSDDAGFINGSTISANGAQFVV; from the coding sequence ATGTCACGCATCGCTTTGGTCACCGGAGGCAGCCGCGGTATTGGCGCGGCCATTTCGACCACGCTGAAGGACAAAGGCTATACCGTCGCCGCCACCTATGCCGGCAATGACGAAGCCGCCGCGAAATTCACAGAAGAAACAGGCATCAAGACCTACAAATGGAACGTGGCAGACTACGACGCCTCCAAGGCCGGGATTGAAAAGGTTGAGGCTGATCTTGGCCCCATCGAAGTGGTCGTCGCCAATGCGGGCATCACCCGCGATGCGCCTTTCCATAAGATGACGCCCGATCAGTGGAACGAGGTCATCGCGACCAATCTCACCGGCGTATTCAACACGATCCACCCGGTATGGCCCGGCATGCGCGAACGCAAATTCGGGCGCGTGGTCGTGATTTCCTCGATCAATGGGCAGAAGGGCCAGTTCGCACAGGTCAACTATGCCGCGACTAAGGCGGGCGATCTGGGCATTGTGAAATCACTGGCCCAAGAAGGCGCACGTGCAGGCATCACCGCCAACGCAATCTGCCCCGGCTATATCGCGACCGATATGGTCATGGCCGTGCCTGAAAAGGTCCGTGAGAGCATCATCGCGCAGATCCCCGCAGGGCGTCTGGGTGAACCCGAAGAAATTGCCCGTGCTGTCGCCTTTTTGGTGTCGGATGATGCGGGCTTCATCAATGGCTCGACCATTTCAGCGAACGGCGCACAATTCGTCGTTTAA
- a CDS encoding acetyl-CoA C-acetyltransferase, whose product MTNVVIASAARTAVGSFGGAFANTPAHDLGAAVLKELVARAGVDPSEVSETILGQVLTAAQGQNPARQAHINAGLPKESAAWGINQVCGSGLRAVALAAQHIQLGDASIVAAGGQENMSMSPHAQNLRAGQKMGDLQFIDTMIRDGLWDAFNGYHMGQTAENVAEKWQISRDQQDEFAVASQNKAEAAQKAGKFADEIVAYTIKSRKGETVVDQDEYIRHGATMEAMQKLRPAFTKDGSVTAANASGLNDGAAGALLMSADDAEKRGITPLARIASYATAGLDPSIMGVGPVYASRKALEKAGWKPEDLDLVEANEAFAAQACAVNKEMGWDPEIVNVNGGAIAIGHPIGASGARVLNTLLFEMQRRGAKKGLATLCIGGGMGVAMCLERP is encoded by the coding sequence ATGACCAATGTCGTCATCGCATCCGCCGCCCGTACCGCCGTGGGCAGTTTCGGCGGGGCGTTTGCCAATACACCCGCCCATGATCTTGGTGCCGCCGTTCTAAAAGAACTGGTAGCCCGCGCCGGGGTGGACCCGTCCGAAGTCTCTGAGACCATTTTGGGTCAGGTGCTCACCGCCGCCCAAGGTCAGAACCCCGCGCGTCAGGCGCATATCAATGCGGGCCTGCCGAAAGAGAGCGCTGCTTGGGGCATTAACCAAGTTTGTGGTTCGGGCCTGCGCGCCGTAGCGCTGGCGGCACAGCATATCCAATTAGGTGACGCGAGCATCGTCGCCGCAGGTGGTCAGGAAAACATGTCCATGAGCCCCCATGCGCAAAACCTGCGTGCCGGACAGAAAATGGGCGATCTGCAGTTCATCGACACGATGATCCGCGACGGCCTGTGGGACGCGTTCAACGGTTACCACATGGGTCAAACGGCCGAAAACGTCGCTGAGAAATGGCAGATTTCCCGCGATCAGCAGGATGAGTTTGCCGTCGCCTCGCAAAACAAGGCCGAGGCTGCCCAGAAAGCTGGCAAATTCGCGGATGAGATCGTCGCCTACACCATCAAATCCCGCAAGGGCGAGACGGTCGTCGATCAGGACGAATACATCCGGCACGGTGCCACTATGGAAGCAATGCAAAAACTGCGCCCTGCCTTTACCAAGGATGGCTCGGTTACAGCGGCCAACGCTTCGGGCCTGAACGACGGCGCGGCGGGTGCCCTTTTGATGAGCGCGGACGACGCTGAAAAACGCGGCATCACCCCGCTGGCGCGCATCGCCTCCTATGCCACGGCAGGTCTCGACCCGTCGATCATGGGTGTCGGCCCAGTCTATGCCTCGCGCAAAGCGCTGGAAAAGGCGGGCTGGAAGCCCGAAGATCTCGACCTTGTGGAAGCCAACGAAGCCTTCGCCGCGCAGGCGTGTGCCGTGAACAAAGAAATGGGTTGGGATCCTGAGATCGTGAACGTCAACGGCGGTGCCATTGCCATTGGTCACCCCATTGGCGCGTCCGGTGCACGCGTGCTCAACACTCTGCTGTTCGAAATGCAGCGCCGTGGCGCCAAAAAAGGTTTGGCTACGCTGTGTATCGGCGGCGGTATGGGTGTTGCCATGTGCCTTGAGCGCCCCTAA
- a CDS encoding DNA-3-methyladenine glycosylase I — protein sequence MQRCDWAGDDPIYQAYHDTEWGVPEYDSRALWEKLILDGFQAGLSWITILKKRDNFRAAFAGFDPHQIAEWGEADVTRLLGDPGIIRHRGKIEAAITNARAWQEMEAREGFDQFMWRYVDGVPLQPGFATQSEVPPKTALSEQVSKDLKKAGFKFCGPTITYAWMEACGLVNDHILTCHRHGPCATLAR from the coding sequence ATGCAGCGCTGTGACTGGGCCGGGGACGACCCGATTTACCAAGCCTACCATGACACAGAATGGGGCGTTCCCGAATATGACAGTCGTGCGCTTTGGGAGAAGTTGATTCTTGATGGGTTCCAGGCCGGGTTAAGCTGGATCACGATCCTTAAAAAACGCGACAATTTTCGCGCTGCTTTTGCTGGGTTCGATCCGCATCAGATTGCCGAGTGGGGCGAGGCGGATGTGACCCGTCTGCTGGGTGATCCGGGCATCATTCGGCACCGAGGCAAGATTGAGGCCGCAATCACCAACGCGCGGGCATGGCAGGAGATGGAGGCGCGCGAAGGGTTCGACCAATTTATGTGGCGTTATGTGGATGGGGTGCCCCTGCAGCCTGGCTTTGCCACGCAGTCTGAGGTGCCACCGAAAACAGCGCTGTCAGAGCAGGTCAGCAAAGACCTTAAAAAAGCCGGTTTCAAGTTCTGCGGGCCGACGATCACCTATGCGTGGATGGAGGCCTGCGGGCTGGTGAATGACCATATCCTGACCTGCCACCGCCACGGCCCCTGTGCGACGCTGGCGCGTTAG
- a CDS encoding prephenate/arogenate dehydrogenase family protein produces MAQVYDRVALIGLGLIASSLFWAIKRGGLAGEVTGYARSDETRATAREIGLCDRVCDSVAEAVAGADLVVLCVPVGVMGAVAAEIAPHLAPGATVTDVGSVKADVIAQVGPHLPDGVHFIPGHPLAGTEHSGPRSGFAELFDNRWCLLVPVEGTDADAIARLRALWEGAGANVEEMDAEHHDLVLAVTSHAPHLIAYTMVGVADDLRRVTDSEVIKYSAAGFRDFTRIAASDPTMWRDVFLTNKDATLEILGRFTEELFALQRAIRTGDGDHLHAYFTRTRAIRRGIIEAGQDTDAPDFGRGARKP; encoded by the coding sequence ATGGCACAGGTTTATGACAGGGTCGCCCTGATCGGGCTGGGGCTGATTGCGTCCTCGCTTTTCTGGGCGATCAAGCGCGGTGGTTTGGCGGGCGAAGTTACCGGCTATGCCCGCAGCGATGAGACCCGCGCCACCGCGCGCGAGATCGGCCTTTGCGACCGGGTTTGCGATAGTGTGGCCGAAGCCGTTGCGGGCGCCGATCTGGTGGTGCTCTGCGTGCCTGTGGGCGTCATGGGCGCCGTGGCCGCCGAGATCGCGCCGCATCTGGCACCGGGGGCGACCGTTACGGACGTAGGCTCGGTCAAGGCGGATGTTATCGCGCAGGTCGGTCCGCATCTGCCGGATGGCGTGCATTTTATCCCCGGCCACCCGTTGGCGGGCACCGAGCATTCTGGCCCGCGCAGCGGCTTTGCTGAGCTCTTCGATAATCGCTGGTGCCTGCTTGTCCCCGTTGAGGGGACAGACGCAGATGCCATCGCCCGGCTGCGTGCCTTGTGGGAAGGGGCGGGGGCCAACGTTGAGGAAATGGACGCCGAGCATCATGACCTCGTGCTCGCGGTTACCTCGCATGCGCCGCACCTGATTGCCTATACGATGGTGGGCGTGGCCGATGATCTGCGCCGGGTGACCGACAGCGAAGTCATCAAGTATTCTGCCGCCGGTTTCCGAGATTTCACCCGAATTGCCGCCAGTGACCCGACCATGTGGCGTGACGTGTTCCTGACCAACAAAGACGCGACCCTGGAAATTCTGGGGCGCTTCACCGAAGAGCTTTTTGCCCTGCAGCGCGCCATCCGCACCGGAGACGGCGACCACCTACACGCCTATTTCACCCGCACCCGCGCGATCCGGCGCGGCATTATCGAGGCGGGGCAGGACACCGACGCGCCCGACTTTGGCCGGGGCGCGCGCAAGCCATGA
- the rpsD gene encoding 30S ribosomal protein S4 — protein MTKRTAAKHKLDRRMGENIWGRPKSPVNRREYGPGQHGQRRKGKISDFGIQLRAKQKLKGYYGDLTEKQFRRIYGEAERVKGDTGENLIGLLERRLDAVVYRAKFVATVFAARQFVNHGHVRVNGKKVNIPSYRVKEGDVIEVRDRSKQLASVLEAVQLPERDVPDYLETDHSKLTATFVRTPGLSDVPYPVVMEPNLVVEFYAKN, from the coding sequence GTGACCAAACGCACAGCTGCCAAGCACAAACTAGACCGCCGCATGGGCGAAAACATCTGGGGCCGTCCGAAGTCCCCAGTGAACCGTCGTGAATACGGCCCCGGCCAGCACGGCCAGCGTCGTAAGGGCAAGATTTCCGATTTCGGTATCCAGCTGCGCGCCAAGCAGAAGCTCAAGGGCTACTACGGCGACCTGACCGAAAAGCAGTTCCGTCGCATCTACGGCGAAGCCGAGCGTGTTAAAGGCGATACCGGTGAAAACCTGATCGGTCTGCTGGAGCGTCGTCTGGACGCCGTTGTGTACCGCGCCAAGTTCGTCGCGACCGTTTTCGCAGCGCGCCAGTTCGTGAACCACGGCCACGTCCGGGTGAACGGCAAAAAAGTGAACATCCCCTCCTACCGCGTGAAAGAGGGTGACGTCATCGAAGTGCGTGACCGTTCCAAGCAGTTGGCTTCCGTTCTGGAAGCGGTTCAGCTGCCCGAGCGTGACGTGCCTGACTACCTTGAGACGGATCACTCCAAGCTGACAGCAACCTTCGTGCGCACACCCGGCCTGTCCGATGTGCCATACCCGGTTGTGATGGAGCCGAACCTCGTCGTGGAATTCTACGCGAAGAACTAA
- a CDS encoding tRNA1(Val) (adenine(37)-N6)-methyltransferase has protein sequence MSLFAEDDLTCDAFLGGKLRLWQPRRGRGYRAGVDPVLLAASVEAAAGQSVLELGCGVGAAVLCLSARVPGLALTGCELQPAYADLARRNGGDVLEVVEADLTDMPLHLRQRQFDHVLANPPYFDRAASVQSRDPGREAALGEATPLRQWVRIAAKRLKPKGQAHFIHRAERLPELLAALPHEMGSVEVLPLFSRAGRMPALILLRARKNGRGAFRLHHSYAMHLGARHEGDQKSYVPEIEAVLRRGAQLLFPNS, from the coding sequence GTGAGCCTTTTTGCCGAAGACGACCTGACATGCGATGCCTTTCTGGGCGGTAAGCTGCGCCTATGGCAACCGCGCCGGGGGCGGGGCTATCGCGCCGGGGTGGACCCGGTTCTGCTGGCCGCGAGTGTCGAGGCCGCGGCGGGGCAAAGCGTACTGGAACTGGGCTGTGGGGTGGGCGCCGCGGTGCTATGCCTGAGCGCTCGGGTGCCGGGGTTGGCGCTGACGGGGTGCGAATTGCAGCCCGCCTACGCCGATCTCGCGCGGCGCAATGGCGGAGATGTGTTGGAGGTGGTCGAGGCCGATCTGACCGACATGCCCTTGCATCTGCGTCAGAGGCAATTCGATCATGTGTTGGCCAATCCGCCCTACTTTGATCGTGCCGCCTCGGTCCAGTCCCGTGATCCGGGACGGGAGGCGGCCTTGGGCGAAGCTACGCCACTGCGACAATGGGTCCGCATCGCCGCGAAACGGCTAAAACCTAAAGGACAGGCGCATTTTATCCACCGTGCGGAACGGCTGCCCGAGCTTTTGGCAGCGCTTCCGCATGAGATGGGATCGGTCGAAGTGCTGCCCTTGTTCTCGCGTGCGGGGCGGATGCCTGCACTGATTCTGCTGCGGGCGCGCAAAAACGGGCGGGGCGCTTTTCGATTGCATCACAGCTATGCCATGCACCTTGGAGCGCGGCATGAAGGCGACCAGAAAAGCTATGTGCCCGAAATTGAAGCGGTCCTGCGCCGCGGCGCACAACTGCTCTTTCCCAATTCTTAA
- the hisC gene encoding histidinol-phosphate transaminase, with translation MTKIAPQPGIMEIDLYQGGAAHVAGLDNVVKLSSNENPLGPSPAAIEAYRRASYDLHRYPSSDHRALRGAIAEVLGLDADRIICGAGSDEVIAFLCQAYAGPGNEVVHTEHGFAMYRISALAAGATPVEVRERERVTDVDAILAACTDATRLVFIANPNNPTGTMIGLAEIERLAEGLPPQALLVLDGAYAEYVEGYDGGAEMVDRRDNVVMTRTFSKLYGLGGLRIGWGYGPAHVIDVLNRVRGPFNLSQAALAAAEAAIRDRAYTDHCRVENARWRTWLADALAEIGVPSDVSCANFVLARFANQAEAEACDDYLKTQGLIVRRVAGYNLPQCLRITVGDESACRRVVHAVRQFKGAR, from the coding sequence ATGACAAAGATCGCACCGCAACCGGGCATTATGGAGATCGACCTGTATCAAGGGGGTGCGGCGCATGTCGCGGGCCTTGATAACGTGGTCAAGCTCAGCTCGAATGAGAACCCGCTGGGGCCAAGCCCCGCTGCCATTGAGGCCTATCGCCGCGCCTCCTACGATCTGCATCGCTACCCATCCTCGGACCACCGCGCCCTGCGCGGCGCGATTGCCGAGGTGCTGGGGCTGGACGCCGATCGGATCATTTGCGGCGCAGGCTCGGATGAGGTGATCGCCTTCCTTTGCCAGGCCTACGCCGGGCCGGGCAACGAAGTTGTGCACACCGAACACGGCTTTGCCATGTACCGCATTTCGGCGCTGGCTGCGGGCGCTACACCGGTGGAGGTCCGCGAACGCGAGCGCGTCACCGATGTCGATGCGATCCTTGCGGCCTGTACCGATGCGACGCGGCTGGTGTTTATCGCCAATCCCAACAATCCCACCGGCACGATGATCGGTCTGGCAGAGATTGAACGGCTGGCTGAAGGGCTGCCACCGCAGGCGCTTTTGGTGCTGGATGGTGCCTATGCCGAATATGTCGAGGGCTATGACGGTGGGGCCGAAATGGTCGATCGGCGCGATAACGTGGTGATGACGCGGACGTTCTCCAAGCTTTACGGGCTCGGCGGGCTGCGGATTGGGTGGGGCTACGGTCCGGCCCACGTAATCGACGTGCTCAACCGCGTGCGGGGGCCGTTTAACCTTTCGCAAGCGGCGCTGGCTGCTGCCGAGGCTGCGATCAGGGACCGCGCTTATACCGACCATTGCCGGGTCGAGAATGCCCGCTGGCGGACTTGGCTGGCGGATGCACTGGCCGAAATTGGCGTGCCATCGGATGTCTCTTGCGCCAACTTCGTGCTGGCACGTTTTGCCAATCAGGCCGAAGCCGAAGCTTGTGATGATTACCTCAAAACCCAAGGGCTGATCGTGCGGCGGGTGGCGGGCTACAACCTGCCGCAATGTCTGCGGATTACCGTGGGGGATGAGAGCGCGTGCCGTCGCGTTGTCCACGCCGTGCGGCAGTTCAAGGGGGCGCGCTGA
- a CDS encoding polyprenyl synthetase family protein: protein MTMKIDATMKPHDQMAAYLADDMQAVSALIRERMASKHAPRIPEVTAHLVEAGGKRLRPMLTLAAARMCGYGGPYHVHLAATVEFIHTATLLHDDVVDESAQRRGRPTANLLWDNQSSVLVGDYLFARSFQLMTEPGSMPVMRILSNAAATIAEGEVLQLTAAQNLATDEAVYLQVVRGKTAALFSAATEVGGVIAGASTDQVKALYDYGDALGIAFQIVDDLLDYQGDTGATGKNVGDDFRERKLTLPVIKAVAKADAEERAFWVRTIEKGKQEDGDLDQALSILNKHATLAATQRDAHGWAEKAKAALAPLPDHDLKDMLIDLADYVVSRIS from the coding sequence ATGACGATGAAAATTGATGCAACAATGAAACCGCACGACCAAATGGCGGCCTATTTGGCCGATGATATGCAGGCGGTTAGCGCGCTGATCCGCGAGCGAATGGCCTCCAAACACGCGCCCCGTATCCCCGAAGTCACCGCCCATCTGGTCGAAGCCGGAGGCAAGCGCCTGCGCCCGATGCTGACGTTGGCCGCCGCGCGGATGTGTGGCTACGGCGGGCCCTATCACGTGCATCTGGCCGCCACGGTAGAGTTCATTCACACCGCGACCCTGCTGCATGACGATGTGGTGGACGAAAGCGCCCAGCGGCGCGGACGACCCACGGCGAACCTATTGTGGGACAACCAGTCTTCGGTACTGGTCGGCGATTATCTTTTCGCGCGCAGCTTTCAGTTGATGACCGAACCGGGGTCAATGCCCGTCATGCGCATCCTGTCCAACGCTGCGGCAACAATTGCCGAGGGCGAAGTGCTGCAGCTGACTGCGGCGCAGAATCTGGCCACCGATGAGGCAGTCTATTTGCAGGTGGTGCGCGGTAAAACGGCGGCGCTCTTCTCTGCCGCGACGGAAGTGGGCGGCGTGATTGCCGGTGCGTCGACAGATCAGGTTAAAGCGCTTTATGACTATGGCGACGCGCTTGGCATTGCATTTCAAATCGTCGATGATTTGCTGGATTATCAGGGAGATACCGGCGCCACGGGCAAGAACGTAGGCGACGATTTCCGGGAACGGAAGCTGACCCTGCCCGTGATCAAGGCCGTGGCCAAGGCCGACGCGGAGGAGCGCGCTTTTTGGGTCCGTACTATTGAAAAGGGCAAACAGGAGGACGGCGACCTCGATCAAGCGCTGTCTATTTTAAACAAACACGCCACGCTTGCCGCCACGCAGCGTGATGCGCATGGCTGGGCCGAAAAAGCCAAAGCAGCGCTCGCCCCCCTGCCCGACCACGATCTAAAAGACATGTTGATCGATCTGGCCGACTACGTCGTCAGCCGGATCAGTTAA
- a CDS encoding EAL domain-containing protein, which translates to MPRRFQRPIADIPPGGDSPLNHAVTQRDASTLEMVRVAVAHRQTLLAFQPVMRASDPTRIAFHEGLIRLLDPTGRVIPAKDFMPVIEDTETGRQVDVLALRLGLNALHSHPGLRLSINMSARSIGYQDWNRVLRHWLARDATLGERLILEITESSAMMVPELVANFMDQLQPYGICFAMDDFGAGQTAIRYFKDFYFDILKLDGQFIRGIATNPDNRALTAALMSIATHFDMLTVAECVENAADAAVLTEMGIDCLQGYHYAAPTTRPDWFDLGHARATG; encoded by the coding sequence GTGCCCCGCCGATTCCAACGCCCTATCGCCGACATCCCTCCCGGAGGGGACAGCCCGCTGAACCATGCGGTCACGCAGCGCGATGCCTCGACCCTTGAGATGGTGCGCGTAGCCGTCGCACATCGTCAGACACTGCTGGCCTTTCAGCCGGTCATGCGCGCCAGCGATCCCACCCGTATCGCCTTTCACGAAGGGCTCATTCGCCTGCTTGACCCGACGGGCCGTGTGATCCCGGCCAAGGATTTCATGCCGGTCATTGAAGACACAGAAACGGGGCGGCAGGTTGATGTACTGGCCCTGCGGTTGGGGCTGAATGCGCTGCACAGCCACCCCGGCCTGCGCCTTTCAATCAACATGTCTGCGCGTTCTATCGGGTATCAGGATTGGAACCGCGTCTTACGCCACTGGCTCGCCCGGGATGCAACTTTGGGAGAGCGGCTGATCCTTGAGATTACCGAGAGCTCAGCCATGATGGTGCCGGAACTTGTGGCAAACTTCATGGATCAGCTGCAGCCCTATGGCATCTGCTTTGCAATGGATGATTTCGGAGCGGGGCAAACCGCAATCCGCTATTTCAAGGATTTTTACTTCGATATCCTTAAACTTGATGGGCAGTTCATCCGCGGGATCGCCACGAACCCCGATAACCGCGCATTGACTGCGGCGCTCATGTCGATCGCCACGCATTTTGACATGCTCACTGTGGCCGAATGCGTCGAAAACGCTGCCGATGCGGCGGTTTTGACCGAAATGGGCATCGACTGTTTGCAAGGCTATCACTACGCCGCGCCGACCACCCGACCCGATTGGTTTGATCTTGGCCACGCCCGCGCCACTGGGTAA
- a CDS encoding 4-(cytidine 5'-diphospho)-2-C-methyl-D-erythritol kinase, producing MEDAAPAGPVATASRMAWAKVNLTLHCTGQRADGYHLLDSLVVRVGVGDALHVAPAEILTLTISGPRAKGVPTDARNLVLRAAEMLDAGAGRGAALHLVKHLPAAAGIGGGSADAAVALELLSAHWGVPLPADTARLGADVPVCLTRGPQRMQGVGEILTPLPPLPACHIVLVNPGVDVPTPAVFAALTDKNQPPMPDVIPKFANFAEFVDFLRLQRNDLAAPAIARAPVIASCLEALSDAALARMSGSGATCFGIYATAKEAETAAHRITTAAPNWWVAAAPILVA from the coding sequence ATGGAAGATGCGGCGCCCGCTGGCCCCGTCGCTACGGCGTCTCGGATGGCTTGGGCCAAAGTAAACCTGACCCTGCATTGCACCGGCCAGCGCGCAGACGGCTATCATCTGTTGGACTCTCTTGTGGTCCGTGTGGGCGTGGGTGACGCGCTGCACGTGGCACCCGCTGAAATCCTGACCCTCACCATCAGCGGCCCGCGCGCTAAAGGCGTGCCGACCGATGCGCGCAACCTCGTGCTGCGCGCGGCTGAGATGCTGGATGCAGGTGCGGGCCGGGGTGCGGCGCTGCATCTGGTTAAACATCTGCCCGCTGCGGCGGGAATTGGCGGCGGCTCTGCCGATGCGGCAGTGGCGTTGGAATTGCTCTCCGCGCATTGGGGTGTGCCGCTGCCTGCTGATACAGCGCGGCTTGGCGCGGATGTGCCGGTATGCCTCACCCGCGGCCCTCAGCGGATGCAGGGAGTGGGGGAGATACTTACCCCGCTGCCGCCGCTTCCGGCCTGCCACATTGTGCTGGTGAATCCCGGCGTAGATGTGCCGACGCCTGCGGTCTTCGCGGCCCTGACCGACAAGAACCAACCGCCGATGCCGGATGTGATTCCGAAATTTGCGAATTTTGCTGAATTTGTTGATTTCCTGCGTCTGCAGCGCAATGATCTTGCTGCCCCTGCCATCGCGCGCGCGCCGGTCATCGCGTCTTGTTTGGAGGCACTGAGTGACGCGGCACTCGCGCGAATGTCAGGCTCCGGCGCGACGTGTTTCGGCATTTACGCGACTGCCAAAGAGGCTGAAACCGCCGCCCATCGCATCACCACCGCCGCGCCCAATTGGTGGGTCGCCGCCGCACCGATTTTGGTCGCTTAA
- a CDS encoding YdcH family protein, whose protein sequence is MALNAHLDTLKRKHQAMSEAVETAQRAPGSDDLQVASMKKEKLRLKEEISRLSS, encoded by the coding sequence ATGGCTTTAAACGCACATCTGGACACTCTGAAGCGGAAGCATCAGGCGATGAGTGAGGCGGTTGAAACCGCTCAGCGCGCCCCCGGTTCGGACGATCTGCAAGTGGCTTCCATGAAGAAAGAAAAACTGCGCTTAAAGGAGGAGATCAGCCGCCTGTCGAGCTGA
- a CDS encoding extensin-like domain-containing protein: MKGWAVLSLIVLGQMALAAGPDRSQRPVPRDNGDTLPVIVVPSGAIEQPKRDPAARAAAEGGQGMKSSLRPSLRSRKAEKAARARQQMRAKGAVCGDLAIQGAQVGRVPGKISGCGIENAVKIRSVSGIKLSNSAVMDCTTAKALDTWVRQSAVPALAGQGGGLKQLRVAAHYACRTRNNRKGGKISEHGKGRAIDISGFELADGSTITVLKGWRARRSSEAMRRMHRGACGPFGTVLGPESDRFHQDHFHFDTARYRSGSYCR; this comes from the coding sequence ATGAAGGGCTGGGCTGTCCTGTCGCTGATCGTGCTGGGGCAGATGGCCTTGGCCGCAGGTCCGGACAGGTCGCAGCGCCCGGTCCCGCGCGACAATGGCGACACGCTGCCGGTGATCGTCGTGCCCTCAGGGGCGATTGAACAGCCCAAACGGGACCCCGCTGCGCGTGCTGCCGCCGAAGGGGGACAGGGAATGAAATCCTCTCTCCGCCCTTCTCTGCGCAGCCGCAAGGCTGAAAAAGCCGCCCGCGCGCGCCAACAGATGCGGGCGAAAGGCGCGGTCTGTGGCGATCTGGCGATTCAGGGCGCGCAGGTTGGCCGGGTGCCCGGCAAGATCAGCGGTTGCGGGATTGAGAATGCGGTGAAGATACGCTCCGTCTCTGGCATCAAGCTTAGCAATTCTGCCGTGATGGACTGCACCACGGCCAAAGCGCTTGATACTTGGGTGCGGCAATCGGCGGTGCCCGCCTTGGCGGGGCAGGGCGGTGGGCTTAAGCAACTGAGGGTCGCCGCGCATTATGCCTGCCGCACGCGGAACAACCGCAAGGGTGGCAAGATTTCCGAACATGGGAAAGGTCGCGCGATCGATATTTCCGGGTTTGAACTGGCAGATGGCAGCACGATCACTGTCCTGAAAGGCTGGCGCGCTCGGCGTAGCAGTGAGGCAATGCGGCGGATGCATCGGGGCGCCTGTGGGCCATTCGGCACCGTGCTTGGCCCCGAATCCGACCGTTTCCACCAAGATCATTTTCACTTCGACACGGCGCGGTACCGCAGCGGCAGCTATTGCCGCTGA
- a CDS encoding putative signal transducing protein — translation MKELLRSTDMTIIAFATALLRGEDIDCFEMDVNMSVLEGGIGIFPRRLMVHPDDHDAALRVMRDNEIPLGL, via the coding sequence ATGAAGGAACTTTTGCGCAGCACCGACATGACCATCATCGCCTTTGCCACCGCCCTCCTTAGGGGGGAGGATATAGACTGCTTTGAAATGGACGTAAACATGAGCGTGCTCGAAGGCGGCATTGGAATCTTCCCCCGCCGCCTAATGGTGCACCCCGATGACCATGACGCCGCCCTGCGGGTGATGCGCGACAACGAGATCCCGCTCGGGCTGTGA